One window of Caldisericum exile AZM16c01 genomic DNA carries:
- a CDS encoding HEPN domain-containing protein, translating into MENYFDTEEFERWFKESLYTFESATHDKDLKFYNWACFKFQQAGEYALKALLKAFGKSALGHSLLKLLEEIENLGIEVSEDLKSSARILDMNYIATRYPDAYPEGSPHEFFDENTTSLSENASKKIIEFVESFKNNNV; encoded by the coding sequence ATGGAAAACTATTTTGATACCGAAGAATTTGAAAGATGGTTCAAGGAAAGCCTTTATACATTTGAATCTGCCACACACGATAAAGATCTCAAATTTTATAACTGGGCTTGCTTTAAATTTCAGCAAGCAGGTGAATATGCACTTAAAGCACTTTTGAAGGCTTTTGGGAAAAGCGCTTTAGGACATTCTCTACTTAAACTTCTTGAAGAAATAGAAAATTTGGGAATTGAGGTCTCAGAAGATTTAAAATCATCTGCAAGAATTCTTGATATGAACTACATTGCAACTCGCTATCCTGATGCATATCCCGAAGGTTCTCCACATGAATTTTTTGATGAAAATACCACTTCACTTTCCGAAAACGCCTCAAAAAAAATTATAGAATTCGTTGAGTCATTTAAAAACAACAATGTATAA
- a CDS encoding YgaP family membrane protein yields the protein MKGCPVPNEGNVDRIIRIIIGVVLILLSVFAQINPTLKVIFIIIGVIALITGLTGFCLAYKLLGISTRK from the coding sequence ATGAAAGGATGTCCAGTTCCTAATGAAGGAAACGTTGATAGAATTATAAGAATTATCATAGGAGTTGTGTTAATTCTTCTTTCTGTATTTGCGCAGATAAATCCAACTTTGAAGGTTATCTTTATTATCATTGGTGTAATTGCACTTATTACAGGACTTACAGGCTTTTGCCTTGCTTACAAACTCCTCGGAATTTCAACGAGAAAGTAA